One window of the Fusobacterium animalis 7_1 genome contains the following:
- a CDS encoding RrF2 family transcriptional regulator, protein MKVNTKVRYGLKALAYIAENSTDKKLVRIKEISEDQDISVQYLEQILFKLKNENIIEGKRGPTGGYKLAIKPEEIDLYMIYRILDDEEKVIDCNEMGEGKVHNCSEAGCGDTCIWSKLDNAMTKILSETSLQDFINNGKRIQE, encoded by the coding sequence ATGAAAGTGAACACAAAAGTTAGATATGGATTGAAAGCACTGGCATATATTGCTGAAAATTCTACTGATAAAAAATTAGTTAGAATTAAAGAAATATCTGAGGATCAAGACATATCAGTTCAATATTTGGAGCAGATACTTTTTAAATTAAAAAATGAAAATATTATTGAGGGAAAAAGAGGTCCAACAGGAGGATATAAATTAGCAATAAAACCAGAAGAAATAGATTTATATATGATTTATAGAATCCTAGATGATGAAGAAAAGGTTATAGATTGTAATGAGATGGGAGAGGGTAAAGTACATAATTGTAGTGAAGCAGGTTGTGGAGATACTTGTATTTGGAGCAAACTTGACAATGCTATGACAAAAATTTTATCTGAAACATCTTTACAAGATTTTATTAACAATGGAAAAAGAATACAGGAGTAA
- the ruvB gene encoding Holliday junction branch migration DNA helicase RuvB, which translates to MERIISELEMPNEVEIQKSLRPKSFDEYIGQENLKEKMSISIKAAQKRNMVVDHILLYGPPGLGKTTLAGVIANEMKANLKITSGPILEKAGDLAAILTSLEENDILFIDEIHRLNSTVEEILYPAMEDGELDIIIGKGPSAKSIRIELPPFTLIGATTRAGLLSAPLRDRFGVSHKMEYYNENEIKSIIIRGAKILGVKIDEDGAIEISKRSRGTPRIANRLLKRVRDYCEIKGNGTIDKLSAKSALDMLGVDSNGLDDLDRNIVNSIIENYDGGPVGIETLSLLLGEDRRTLEEVYEPYLVKIGFLKRTNRGRVVTPKAYQHFKKVEVKI; encoded by the coding sequence GTGGAAAGAATTATAAGTGAACTTGAAATGCCTAATGAGGTTGAAATTCAGAAATCATTAAGGCCTAAAAGTTTTGATGAATATATAGGACAAGAAAATTTAAAAGAAAAAATGAGCATTTCAATAAAAGCTGCCCAAAAAAGAAATATGGTGGTAGATCATATTTTACTTTATGGACCACCTGGATTAGGAAAAACAACCTTAGCAGGTGTTATTGCAAATGAAATGAAAGCAAATTTAAAAATAACATCAGGACCTATACTTGAAAAAGCAGGAGATTTAGCAGCAATTTTAACTTCATTAGAAGAGAATGATATTTTATTTATAGATGAAATACATAGACTTAACAGTACAGTAGAAGAAATTTTATATCCTGCTATGGAAGATGGAGAACTTGATATAATTATAGGAAAAGGACCTTCTGCAAAATCAATAAGAATTGAGTTACCACCTTTTACTTTAATTGGAGCTACTACAAGAGCAGGACTTTTAAGTGCACCTTTAAGAGATAGATTTGGTGTCAGTCATAAGATGGAATATTATAATGAAAATGAAATTAAATCTATTATTATAAGAGGGGCAAAAATTTTAGGAGTAAAAATTGATGAAGATGGAGCAATAGAAATTTCAAAAAGAAGCAGAGGTACTCCAAGAATAGCAAATAGACTTTTAAAAAGAGTCAGAGATTATTGTGAAATTAAAGGAAACGGGACAATAGATAAGTTAAGTGCTAAAAGTGCCTTAGATATGTTAGGTGTTGATAGCAATGGTTTAGATGATTTGGATAGAAATATTGTTAACTCCATAATTGAAAACTATGATGGAGGACCTGTTGGTATTGAAACTCTATCTCTTTTATTAGGAGAAGATAGAAGAACTTTGGAAGAAGTTTATGAGCCCTATTTAGTCAAAATTGGATTTTTAAAAAGAACAAATAGGGGTAGAGTAGTAACTCCAAAGGCATACCAACACTTTAAGAAAGTTGAGGTAAAAATATGA